The sequence CCGTGCTCGAGATGTACCGGAACGCCCGTCTGGTCATCGGCCACTCGATCGGAAACGCGTTCTATTACGACTTCTATACCGACGTCCCCGTCTCCGAGATGATTCTCGGCTTCATCAAGGACCGCATGACGGCGATCATCGGCAAGAACGAAGTGTTCGAAAAACGCACGCTGAGCCGCGCCGAAGCCTCGGCGATGTTCAAGAAGGAAGGATATCCCGAAAAGGCGCGCCTCGTCCAGAACATCAACAACGACGACATCGGCGTCGTATCGTGCTGGAAATATATCGACCTCGATCTCGGCCCGATGGTCCCCTCGACCGGCTACCTGAACGTCTTCGAACTGAAGCAGTATGCGAACGGCTTCGTTCTGCTGTTCCCCGATGCGAAGGACCCGACGAAACCGTCGGGCATCGCCGATCAGCCCAAGATTTTCCAGGTGTATCGCGAGAGCAAGGAGTGGGGCAAGATCCTCGAGGCGAACAACGTCGGCCGCCTCAACCACATGATCCAGACCGGCCAGGTGTCCGACTTCATCAAGGTCGCCGAGGCCCTTCACGAGAAGAAGATCGGCATCATCGGCGACGAGATCATCCGACGCAAGACGGCCCGCATGGTGCTGATCGCCGGCCCCTCCAGCTCAGGCAAGACGACCTTCAGCAAGCGTCTCTGCATCCAGCTGCGCGTCAACGGCCTGCGCCCGATCGCCCTTTCCCTCGACAACTACTTCCTCAACCGCGACCAGACCCCGCGCGACGAGAGCGGCGACTACGACTTCGAAGACATCCACGCCCTCGACCTCGACCTGATCCACGAACACCTCGCCGCCGTCCTCCAGGGCCGCGAGATCCAGATCCCGAAATACGACTTCGCCACGGGAATGCGCCGCAAGGAAACAACGCCCCTGCGCATCAACGAAGACCAGATCCTCATCATCGAGGGGATCCACGGCTTGAACGACGAGCTGACCTCGACGGTCCCGGCTTCCGCGAAGTTCAAGATCTACATCTCCGCCCTGACCCAACTCGTCATCGACGACTACAACCGCATTTCGACGACGGACACCCGCCTGATCAGGCGCACCGTGCGCGACCAGAAATATCGCAGCTATGCCGCGGCCGACACCATCCAGCGCTGGCCGTCCGTCCGGCGCGGCGAGGAGCGCAACATCTTTCCCTTCCAGGAAAAGGCCGACATGGTGTTCAACTCCGCCATCCCCTACGAGCTGTGCGTGCTGAAGACCATCGCCGAACCGCTGTATGCCGACATCCAGCCCGACAACCCGTCATACAGCGAAGCGCGCCGCATTCTGCGCCTCCTCTCCCTGTTCAAGCCTCTCGACCCGAAGGAAGTGCCCCCGACCTCGATTCTGCGCGAGTTCGTCGGCGGCAGCTCGTTCCACTACTGATGACCGGCGCCCCTCACGGGGCTGCCCTTCTGAAGCGGCGGCTGGAAGCGATACTGGCCGGGCACCCCTCAATCGAGCGGGCCGCCCTCGATCCCGTATCGTTTCCCCGCCGCTTCCTCGTCTCCGGCGGATCCCGGCAGGAAATCGAGATCGTCGGCCTTCTCTCCGCAATGCTGGCATACGGGAAACTGGAGGTGTTCACCCGCGTGACGGAAGAGATTCTCCGCCGGGCCGACCAAAGGCTGCTGGAAGTCGCGTGCAAGAAGCGGAAACTGCGCGGCGGATGGCCGGGGTATCGGCTCAGCACGGGAAATGAAATCTCGCGTCTGGTTCACGCCGGGGGCACGGTCATAGCGCTGCGCGGCGGCCTGTTCGAAAGCTTTCTGATCGGGTGGCGGGCGAAACATTCGTTGAAAGACGGTCTGATCGCCCTCCACACCGACCTCGCGAACGCCGCCGCCGACGACGGGAACGGCCCGACGACACGCGGCCTTGCCCACCTCCTCCCCGATCCCGCCAAAGGCGGAGCGGTCAAACGCTGGATGATGTTCACCCGCTGGATGGTTCGCCCGGACGACGGCGTCGATCTGGGATTGTGGCCGCAAATCCCCTCGTCGGCGCTTCTGATGCCTCTCGACCGGCACATCAGCAGGATCGCCAGAAACCTCGGTTTCACGCGCCGAGCCACGGACGACTGGAAGACGGCCGAGGAGGTCACGGCCGCCCTGCGGCGTCTTTCGCCGGAAGACCCGGTCAGATACGATTTCGCCCTCTGCCATCTCGGCATTTCCGGGGACTGCACCCACGGAAGAAACGCCGAAATCTGCGCCGCCTGCGGACTCCGCGACGTCTGCACCGCCGGCAGGGGCTGAACCCTGGCTCCGGGAAAGCGCCTGCCGCCGGCCCTTCGCCGCCGGGCGAAACGGAGTGCGCTTCAGTCTCCGGCCGGCGTTGTCGCAGAGGCAGGCTCGCCCGCTCCGGAAGGAGCATCATATATGTCATTCACTATATATTCAAGCATATCCGCATCGGGATACAGGATGGTTGCGACGCCGAGAAAGGTCCGGCGGATCTCCCCATACCGGGGCCCGTTCCGGGCCAGTGCGACGCCGAAATTGAACGCCCCCTCGTACAGTTCGTATTCCTGCAGAAATCGCGGGTGGAGAAGAATCCGTTTCACGCGCACGGTGTAGTGGGGGTGCGGAAGCCAGATCAGATCTGGCTTCGCGGCCATCACCCGGTCGGCGGAAAACTCCTCGAGGGCGTATTCGGGACTGTTGAGACCGCTCAGGTCGATGATTGGGACGTCGGGACTACCGGCACCGGCATAGCCGTGTTCGGTCGCGGCGATGGTGATGTCGCGGGGAAGGCGCTGCAAAAGAGATGAAAAACCCACGATATTCTGCCAGAAATCCAGTTGCTCGAGGGGCCTGGAAGCGCTCGTGACAACCCTCGCGGGAGGAAGCCCTTCGTCACGAAGATACCGATCGGCGAACGATTCCGGCAAGGCGGGACTCTGAAAGCCCGCAAATATCACACAGGCGGCGGCAAAGCGTGCGGCGTTTCGCCTCCATGGCCGCCATCCGCCTTTTTCCATGAGAAATCGGTCGAGAACGAGCAGCGAACCGATCATCAGGTAAGGAAGAAACGGACACTGATACCGCGCATCGAACCCCATCACGGGAATGAACGTGAAAAAGCAGGCAAACGTCGCCGCCATCGGGGCAAGGAAAGCGACCATCCACGCGAGAGACCGCCGTTCCACGCAGATGACCAGCGTGAAGAAGAACATCATGCCATTGGTGAGAAAATCCTGAAGATACGCGACATGATTCCAGTCACCCTTTCCCGTATATCCCGCGAGCGACGCGAAGGTTTTCGCGTGCGCGCCAAGCGGAAAGAACTGCCCGAAAAGCACGAATTTGAGACCGCCATCCAGGAGGCACAGCAGAGCGAACCCGGCGACGAACGCGGCAATCCAGCGGCGCATGGACTCGGGCCGGCGGGCGACGATGCTCAGCATCGGAAACAGAAGCGCGCAAACGGCATTTTCGGGCCGAACGGCAAGGGCTGCCCCGGCAGCCAAAACCACGACGGAAAGGGCTCCGACGCCGGGCTGCCGGCAGAAGGACAACACGGCACCGATCAGGATCACATGCGAAGCAAACGACAGGGTCGTGTCCATCCCCGTGACGGCGTTCATGGGGAAGA comes from Candidatus Ozemobacteraceae bacterium and encodes:
- a CDS encoding TIGR02757 family protein; the encoded protein is MTGAPHGAALLKRRLEAILAGHPSIERAALDPVSFPRRFLVSGGSRQEIEIVGLLSAMLAYGKLEVFTRVTEEILRRADQRLLEVACKKRKLRGGWPGYRLSTGNEISRLVHAGGTVIALRGGLFESFLIGWRAKHSLKDGLIALHTDLANAAADDGNGPTTRGLAHLLPDPAKGGAVKRWMMFTRWMVRPDDGVDLGLWPQIPSSALLMPLDRHISRIARNLGFTRRATDDWKTAEEVTAALRRLSPEDPVRYDFALCHLGISGDCTHGRNAEICAACGLRDVCTAGRG
- a CDS encoding nucleoside kinase → MDTDKDPKENQITITLKDGSTHVIEKGTPLLEIAKTITTEPHLPLLCARVDNDIRGLDYAPTMDCRVEFLDYRSSAGQECYRRSISFVLARAVLEMYRNARLVIGHSIGNAFYYDFYTDVPVSEMILGFIKDRMTAIIGKNEVFEKRTLSRAEASAMFKKEGYPEKARLVQNINNDDIGVVSCWKYIDLDLGPMVPSTGYLNVFELKQYANGFVLLFPDAKDPTKPSGIADQPKIFQVYRESKEWGKILEANNVGRLNHMIQTGQVSDFIKVAEALHEKKIGIIGDEIIRRKTARMVLIAGPSSSGKTTFSKRLCIQLRVNGLRPIALSLDNYFLNRDQTPRDESGDYDFEDIHALDLDLIHEHLAAVLQGREIQIPKYDFATGMRRKETTPLRINEDQILIIEGIHGLNDELTSTVPASAKFKIYISALTQLVIDDYNRISTTDTRLIRRTVRDQKYRSYAAADTIQRWPSVRRGEERNIFPFQEKADMVFNSAIPYELCVLKTIAEPLYADIQPDNPSYSEARRILRLLSLFKPLDPKEVPPTSILREFVGGSSFHY